The genomic interval CCCCCCATCACTTATTATTGGACAACAGCTTCCGGGATAAAGACGGAAATATGCCCAGGACAAATCCTCCCTTACGGTCCCGTATGGACGTGGAAGCCATGCAAAACGGCTTGGCAAGCGGTATTATTGACGTCATCGCAACAGACCATGCCCCGCACACCGACGATGATTTAAAAAAAGGCGCTACGGGCTTTGTGGGACTCGAAACCGCCCTTGGCGTATTGCTTACTAAACTGGTACATACCGGTATCATTACTTTTAAGGAACTTATCATAAAAATGTCCGTCAATCCTGCACGCATCTTTCAAATAAACGGCGGCAGTCTTGCTGCCGGCATGCCGGCAGATATTACCATAATAGATAAAAACAAGGAATGGACGGTGGACGTTAACGTTTTTGAATCAAAGGGCAGAAACTGCCCCTTTCACGGATGGAAACTAAAAGGACAGGTTTTGACTACTATTGTTAATGGAAAGGTCGTTGTTGATAACTACAAAATAGAATGCTAATCATTATTGACGGCTATAATCTTATCTTTTCCGTGCCGGAATTGGAAAAACATGTGGAAAGGAATTTTATTGAAGCGGTGCGCGATTATGTAATATCCTTCCTCTCACAATACCGGCAGGAAAAGCACTACGATATAATCGTTGTATTTGATGGCACCTATTCAGAAACAAGCTTACCGAGAAGACTGGTTTCCGGGGGGATAAAAATAATTTATTCCAAAACGGGCGTCAAAGCGGACACCGAAATCATGAACATTGCCAGCCATGTGAAAAATCCGAAAGACGTATGTATTGTAACCTACGATAATGAAATAAAAAGACATGTTAAAAAATGCGGCTGCCGGATTTTGGACCCAAAATCACTGTACAGAGAAATCTACGATGTACTCTTTAAAGAGAATAACCAAAAACCCTCAGAACCTGAAAGTAAATGGAAAGGACCTACAGAAGGTGACGCTAAATCGTGGGAAGGCGTTTTTAAGGAAGTCACCCGTGAAGAGGTCGATTTCCACATAAAAAAAACCGGTTTGGCAAACATAAAGAAAAAACAGGTGCAAGTAACATTTGAAAACACCTGTAAAAATGAACATCAGGAAGACTCTCTCCCTGACAATAATACACAATACTGGATTCGCCTCTTTGAAGGATTAGAAAACAATGACCAAAAAAATTAAGATTCACTGGGGTATAAAATGTGCACTGGCATTTGGGTATGCATACGGCATTTATGTAGCATCATCCACAGATACCTCTTCAGTCTCCTTGCCAAACCATATCGACAAACTTATCCATTTTGTTGAATATGGGATATTATGTTTGTTCGTCTGCTGGGTTGTTTCTTCCTTTCAAATCAAATCCGCGAAGATGTTTTATCTGTTAGCCTTCGGTATAACCTCATTGTATGGTATGTTCGATGAATTCCACCAGTCATTCATCCCCCATCGTTCCGCGGATGTACTCGACTGGCTGGCGGACACTGCCGGTGCGGCTACGGCATGTTTTCTATGGCATGTTTTTATCCGTAAAAATAAGGCCAGCAACCGCTTATTGACAGACAGATAATAGCCTTTAGTACCTTATCAGTAATTTCTTTGCACACTTCCATTCGTCAGTGCGTGCTTTTTGGCAAAATATTTAATGGTGAAATACGAATATTTAATTTTTTTATCTGTGCAATTTATGTAATCTGTTGTTCCGCCTTTCGTAATTTTTTCCAGGATTTCGCGAGTTTTTTCAATGAACGCCAGGTATTTAAAGTTTGTTTCTCCTGCCATCCTCATTTTTCTATCGGGATTTTTGTATCTCAACTCATTGCATAACGATTTTGTTTATGACGACGCATACATCATCAAGGAAAACCACTTCATTACCTCACTAAAAAATTTCCCTAAATTATTCCATAAAGATTATTTTTATGTTTCCGGAGAACTCAGTTACCGCCCTATCGTCACCATAACTTATTTTATTGACCATGCATTGTGGAATCTTAAACCCTTTGGCTATCATTTAACCAATACGGTACTCCACACCATCAACGTATTCCTATTTTTCCTCTTTACTAAATGTATTTTCAAGAACCTTCGGCAGGCTTTCATCGCTACGCTGTTCTATCTATCGCATCCTCTGTTAACGGAGACGGTTAATGCAATTTGTTACCGGGAAGATATACTTGTTTCAATTTTTTTCCTTTTAGCGTTTATTTTATTCCTGAAAACAAAAAACCACAGGCAAAGCCACACAAATAGCCACTTTACCCTTTGTTATTTTCTCTCTTGTCTCGCATACCTCATCGCCCTTTTTTCAAAAGAAATGGCGATTACATTCCCAATCCTTATTGTAATCTTCGATCTTTTGTTTTTATCTCAAAACGAAAAAAAATCTGATTCCTTAGCCCCTCTTGCAAAAAAAGTTGCTCGTTTCATGCTCTTTTACAGCGGATATATTTTTGTTACAGGTGTCTATATCTTTCTGAGATTTTTTGCCCTCAGTAATAACTTAAAAACGATAGAAATCTATCCAACAAATATTGCCACCATGACAAAGGTAGTGGCATATTATCTAAAACTTATTTTTTTACCTGTCCCCCTTAACGCGGATTATTACGTACCAGGGCATTTATCTTTTACGTTATCGTTATTTGTGGCTGCCTTGCTGATTACGTGTTTCGTTGTTATTTTTGTACGTTTCTTACGAAGGAATAGATATGTCATTTTTTTTATTTTATGGTTCTTTATCACACTTTTGCCGGTGCTTGGCATTATCCCCATCGGCAACATTATGGCGGAAAGGTATTTGTATGTGCCGATAATCGGCCTTTGTTGCACAATAAGCTATTCCTTTTTGAATAGAAAATTGTCTTATCCTATTGTTGTTGTTTTTGGCGTTATTCTGCTCTGTTTTCAAATTGGAGTGATACACAGAAACCGTATCTGGCGTAACGACGCTACACTATGGTTTAACACATTTCAAAGAGAACCGAAAAGCGCCAGGGCATGCGGCAACCTGGGCAATGCATACTTTAATAACCTGCGGTATGAGGAAGCAATCAAAATGTACCGGCAGGCGCTTGCCCTGGAACACAGCTATCCATTTATCCATTTTAATCTGGGGGCGGCTTATGAGAAAATTAGCCTTGTTGACAAGGCAATAGAAGAATATAAAGCGTCCATCTCAAATCTTAACGATAATACGCTTGCATACAACAATATTGCTATGATCTATGATAAACGAGGACGCCATGATTTGGCTGTCGAAACCTATCTCCTTGCATTAAAAGATAATCCCTATGTACCTTTCGTACACAACAATCTTGGGAATACCTATGAATACACCGGCAACAAGGAAAAGGCACTCGCTGAATACAGGGAAGCGGTAAAACTCGATAACAATTATGCGGACGCCCATAATAATATGGGCGCTGTTTATCTGAAAAGCGGAAACGTTGATATGGCCATTCGTGAATTTGAAAAAGCCATTTATTCAAAACAAGGGCATGTTGATGCGCATTACAATCTGGGAATTGCGTATGCGTCAAAAGGCCTTTTTAAAGAGGCGTCGGAAGAACTAAAACTTTCCCTTCAATATAATCCAAACGACTATTCCGTATACAGGGACCTGGGCGTATTATATTATCAGCACTTTAAAGATATCGATACGTCCCTTTATTATTTAAATGAATCAATCCGCCTGGCGCCGAATCTCGCAGAAAAAGAAAAGGTCGGCAATATAATAAAATCAATTATGACAGCAACTATTGACGCCCCTTAAATCAAAACCAGGTTGTCCCGATGAATAACCTCATCATAGGATTTATAGCCCAGAATCTTGTGAATCGAAGAGGCGCGGCATCCCTTGATTTTTTCTATCTCCTCAGAAGAATAATTGGTTAATCCTCTCGCAAAAACGCCATCATTTTCACCTTTACAAATCGAAACAATATCTCCTTTCTCAAAACCGCCTTCAATCGAAACAATGCCGGATGCAAGAAGGCTCTTCCCCTTCTTCGACAGGGCAGAACAGGCGCCTTCATCAACGAATACAACGCCTTTCGATTTCTTTGAATACCCTATCCATCGCTTTCGGCTTGTCAGTTTTTCATTTTTTGGAAGAAACAACGTCCCGATATCCTCATACTGAAAAATCTTTAGCAACACATTTTCATGTCGCCCGTTGGCAATAATCACTTTTTCACCGGCATTCGTCACAATTGATGCAGCTTCCAACTTGGTACGCATCCCCCCCACCCCTCTCAACGTCTTGGAATTGTAAGCCATTTGTTTGGTTTTATGAGTAATGTGTTCCACTACAGGGATAACATGCGCCCGGCTTTCTCCTTCGGGTTGTTTGTCATACAACCCATCAACTGAAGAGAGAATAACCAGCAGGTCTGCGTCAATAAGATTAGTTACTAATGCGGACAATTCGTCATTATCGCCAAAGGCAATTTCATCGGTCGAAATAGTATCATTCTCGTTTACTACAGGAATCGCATTCATTCGGAATAATGTATGGATGGTATTGCATGTATTTAAATATCTTTTCCTGTTTTCAAAATCTTCCCGTGTAAATAAGATTTGTGCCGCATGATATCCATGCGATTTAAAAAAACTATCATACGTGCTTATTAATTTGCTTTGGCCAATGGACGCAACCGCCTGCAGCTCAGGAAGCGTACCGGGTCTCTTTTGCAACCCCAACTCGCCCATACCGCATCCGATTGCGCCGGAACTTACCACCGTTACATTAAAATTTCTTCTTTTTAACTCTATGACCTGTTCGGCTAACCCTTTTATCTGTTTATTGTCCAAATATCCCGCATTGTCAGTTATCACGCCGGTGCCTATTTTAATAACAATCTTTTTTGTGTCTTTTATGTATTCGTACCGTATGTCTGATATTTCTTTCACAATATTTCCCGTGACGATTTAGATTTTTCGAAAGTTTTTCACCGGATCTTCACTTTTTTGCCTTTTTAATTTTTTCCATAAGTATATCGAGGAACGATTTAAACTGGTCATCTTTTTTCAATTCTTCGTTTATTTTTTTTATCGCAAATATCACTGTCGTATGTTTCTTGTTGCCAAAATAATTCCCTATTTGCTGATACGACCAATCCAACTGATTTTTTATTAAATACATGCATATCTGACGCGGAAACGATACCGTCTTCGC from Candidatus Kuenenia stuttgartiensis carries:
- a CDS encoding NYN domain-containing protein, with protein sequence MLIIIDGYNLIFSVPELEKHVERNFIEAVRDYVISFLSQYRQEKHYDIIVVFDGTYSETSLPRRLVSGGIKIIYSKTGVKADTEIMNIASHVKNPKDVCIVTYDNEIKRHVKKCGCRILDPKSLYREIYDVLFKENNQKPSEPESKWKGPTEGDAKSWEGVFKEVTREEVDFHIKKTGLANIKKKQVQVTFENTCKNEHQEDSLPDNNTQYWIRLFEGLENNDQKN
- a CDS encoding VanZ family protein gives rise to the protein MTKKIKIHWGIKCALAFGYAYGIYVASSTDTSSVSLPNHIDKLIHFVEYGILCLFVCWVVSSFQIKSAKMFYLLAFGITSLYGMFDEFHQSFIPHRSADVLDWLADTAGAATACFLWHVFIRKNKASNRLLTDR
- a CDS encoding tetratricopeptide repeat protein, translated to MNARYLKFVSPAILIFLSGFLYLNSLHNDFVYDDAYIIKENHFITSLKNFPKLFHKDYFYVSGELSYRPIVTITYFIDHALWNLKPFGYHLTNTVLHTINVFLFFLFTKCIFKNLRQAFIATLFYLSHPLLTETVNAICYREDILVSIFFLLAFILFLKTKNHRQSHTNSHFTLCYFLSCLAYLIALFSKEMAITFPILIVIFDLLFLSQNEKKSDSLAPLAKKVARFMLFYSGYIFVTGVYIFLRFFALSNNLKTIEIYPTNIATMTKVVAYYLKLIFLPVPLNADYYVPGHLSFTLSLFVAALLITCFVVIFVRFLRRNRYVIFFILWFFITLLPVLGIIPIGNIMAERYLYVPIIGLCCTISYSFLNRKLSYPIVVVFGVILLCFQIGVIHRNRIWRNDATLWFNTFQREPKSARACGNLGNAYFNNLRYEEAIKMYRQALALEHSYPFIHFNLGAAYEKISLVDKAIEEYKASISNLNDNTLAYNNIAMIYDKRGRHDLAVETYLLALKDNPYVPFVHNNLGNTYEYTGNKEKALAEYREAVKLDNNYADAHNNMGAVYLKSGNVDMAIREFEKAIYSKQGHVDAHYNLGIAYASKGLFKEASEELKLSLQYNPNDYSVYRDLGVLYYQHFKDIDTSLYYLNESIRLAPNLAEKEKVGNIIKSIMTATIDAP
- the proB gene encoding glutamate 5-kinase; the encoded protein is MKEISDIRYEYIKDTKKIVIKIGTGVITDNAGYLDNKQIKGLAEQVIELKRRNFNVTVVSSGAIGCGMGELGLQKRPGTLPELQAVASIGQSKLISTYDSFFKSHGYHAAQILFTREDFENRKRYLNTCNTIHTLFRMNAIPVVNENDTISTDEIAFGDNDELSALVTNLIDADLLVILSSVDGLYDKQPEGESRAHVIPVVEHITHKTKQMAYNSKTLRGVGGMRTKLEAASIVTNAGEKVIIANGRHENVLLKIFQYEDIGTLFLPKNEKLTSRKRWIGYSKKSKGVVFVDEGACSALSKKGKSLLASGIVSIEGGFEKGDIVSICKGENDGVFARGLTNYSSEEIEKIKGCRASSIHKILGYKSYDEVIHRDNLVLI